The segment GGATAGAATCTTCATGTGTCGGCTGCGGGCAGTGTAAGGTGTTCTGCCCGGTCGACGCGATAGAGACCTGTGGTATCAGCACGATCACTGATTCATGTATAGAGTGCGGCAAGTGTAAAGGGTATTGCCCGATAGGCGCGATAAAGGAGGACGGCGAATGAAGGTCTCGGTGATCGGAGGAGGCCTTGGCGGACTTCTTGCAGGGGCTGCCCTCTCGAAGGACCATGACGTCCACATATACGAGCAGCTGGAGATATACGGTGGCAGGTTCACCAATCTTCCGTACAAAGGGTTCCAGCTGTCGACTGGCGCTTTCCATATGATACCGCACGGCCCCACAGGGCCGCTAGCCAGTCTTCTCAGGGATGTAGGCGCGAATGTCGACATCGTGAAGACAAATCCTGAAGCTACCTTTATGACAAAGGATCTGAAGCAAATACCTTTCCGTGATTTTAACGAGCTATTATCTGCGGCTTCGCGCTCGCGCATACCTGCGCTGGTCATGAGGACTGTCACGCATAAGAAAGGCAATGTTGCCGACATGGTCTGGAACGATCCTGAATGGCTCGCGATAGCGGATAGCTGCTGCGGCTGGGCGCTGTCGACCACGGCGCAGAATACGCCTGCGTCGGAGGCAGTGGCGATCCTGACGACGACCAGGAAATACGGCACTCCGGGAGTGCCGATGGGCGGATGCAAGGGTGTTGTCGATGCCCTTGCGGATGTCATTGAGTCCAATGGCGGTTCCGTATCCCTTAACTCTAAAGTGGATTCCATCATGGTCGAGGATGGTAAGGCCGCTGGCGTTGTCGTCGGCGGGGAGAGAATATCCTCGGACATAGTCATCTCGAATATCGGCCATAAGCTGACATCGAGGCTATATGATGGTAAGTACCTTGAGCCAAAGTATGCCGGCGTTATAAATAAGGTGCGTCCTTCTGCGGGTATCAAGATAGTCCTTGCGGCGGAGGAGCCTCTAGTCGGCCATCCGGCTGCGATGTTCACCCCGTACACTCAGAGGGTCAACGGCATAAACGAGGTCTCGCATATCGACCCGTCCCTTGCGCCTGAGGGCATGCATCTGACAATGTCTCATCAGACGATGAGGACTCCGGATGTTCAGAAAGAGATCGAGCTTGGCCTTCAGGACCTTAAGAACTTATTCCCGGGTAAGAAGTATTCGGTGTTGATGGTGCAGTCGTATCGTGACGATTGGCCCGTTAACCGTATCTCTTCCGGTTTCGACCTTGGTAATCTTACTCCTGTCAGAGGGTTATTCGTCGTCGGTGACGGTGCTAAGGGTAAGGGCGGTATTGAGGTCGAGGGTATCGCGCTTGGTGTCAGGAATTTCCTTGACATTTTTGATAAAGCATATTAATGTCAAGGTTTATATCGTATATCGGATATTAGTATTGGTGCGTCCTTTTTGGGCGCATGTTTTTGGTTTTGCCCCTATAGGGTAGTGGATATCCTTGGAGCCTCCGGAGCTCTAGACCGGGGTTCGAATCCCCGTGGGGGCGCTTCTTTTAGTTACAGTTTAGAATAGAAAAAGATTTTTTGCAACTCCGAAGGAGTTGCTACCGTTATAAGTTTTTGAAAGGCTAGCGGAAAACTTTTTGAAAAAAGTTTTCCTGCGTTAGTTGAAAAATATTCTTACTCTTTCACTTTATTTGAACCTCATTTTGTTTGTCATTTCTTTTTCACGCGGTTCGACGCTCGCCCTATAAGTTAATCTTTAATTTATTCGTTCACGCGGTTCGACGCTCGCCCTATAAGTTAATCTTTAATTTATTCGTTCACGCGGTTCGACGCTCGCCCTATAAGTTAATCTTTAATTTATTCGTTCACGCGGTTCGACGCTCGCTCCTTTCAGTCGCTCGCTACTTCGGTTTTTCAGGTGCTACGATGTCAGGGCCGGGCTTGCACCCCACACAGCCATAGCTTCGCTAGGCTGTGCTCGCAAGCCCTAAGCGACGCCGACTGATGCGGCGTCCATTACCCTGCCATCTACGCATCCCTCGCTTTGCTCGGGCAGACCTTAAAAACCTCCGCCGAACGCGATTATTTTCGAAAAATTATTAGATATGATCCACAAAACATTATCAGGAATACTTATGCTGCTCAAAATATTCCTCGTCTTTCTCATCATTTTTATCATATGACATGTTTGTATCCCGGTACTCAGGAAGATGTATCATTTTCCGCATCTGGATTCATAGGACCTTTTCTAGATAGCGATCTCGGGAGAGCTATGCGGCAACCATTTAAAAACCGTAAGGTCACTCGTATTCTAATACGTGCCTTACACCGTATCCCTTTTTCTTTAGAGTCGTGTCAAGGTACTCGATCCTTTTCGGAGTCACCTTTAGGACTTTCATGAAGTCGGGTACGTTAGCGTGCTCTATTCCCCTTCTGTCAATATATGCTTCGATACCTTCGTTAAATATGCTTGAGCCGCATCCGCCTATTTCTGCCGTGCCGGTGATCTGTATCCCTTTTATGGTCTCCCATCCTGTGAACTGAGTGTGGATAGCGACTGATACTGAGGGGTTCTTGACGATGTTCTCGATCTTTTTGCCGCCCTCTGTTAAAATATATACTGTCGTCCCATGCGGGAAAAACTCGACAGCTGAGGCCCGCGGCATATTATCGGAGCATGTAGATAACACGCACATGCCCTGAGTGCCCATGAAATCGATAATAAGATCCTCAAGCTCTTTCTTTGATAGTGACTTTTCCATAGCAATTATAAAATTATATTATTACAGTATATTTTTTGCCCGGGATAAGTTATCGAATATTAGTACGGATAACCGTATCATTTTTATACTTGTAAGGGTATCCGTGCCATCATGACCCCTGAAGATAAGAACGTTCGTAGCGATTGGGACCCGAATAGGATCAGGCTAAGAAAATGTATGGCGCTGGTACACATGGGAACGAATAAGGCATATGGGGTCCGGAAGGGAAGGAAAAACGAGCTTTCGAGCATAGCCATCAGCATCCTTTATACGTCGTATTTCATGCGAATAAGGATGCAGGACATATCCAGATTATACTCCATATCGAAGAGCACGGTGACAGATTACGTGAACAACCTGGAAAACAGAGGTTACGTACAACGCACCCGGGGTGAAAACGACAGGCGTGACGTATACGTAGAGCCAGCGGAAAGAGGCCTGGAATGGGTCGCCGACAATGAAAAGAGAATGCTTGCATATATGGAAAAGTGTACTTCAAGGCTTACCCGTGAGGAGCAGGAAAAGTTCGTTGAGCTGTTCTCAAAGTTCGTCGGTGACGTCGACAGCATACCTTATGAAAGGCTCATTGAGGACCTGTTCTCCGAAGGCGATGACATGAAAGTATCGGGACAGGTAAAGATCCAATATGATAGCACAGGATGATAAAATGAGTAGTTTTGCACAAAAGAATGTTCCGGATGCCACATATAAGAATAAGTACTTGATCTTACTGATAGTGCTTGCCGGTATCTTTATGTCAGTGCTTGACGGCATTGTGGTCAGCATCGCGCTTCCCACCATAACCAGCTATTTTAACGTCGACGTCGCAATATCGCAGTGGACCATAACGGCATATCTCCTGACGATGACGAGCCTTCTGCTAATTTTCGGCAGAGTCTCCGAATATACCGGAAAGATAAAGCTGTTCATGATAGGCTTTTTAGTGTTCATTTTAAGCTCTCTCGCATGCGGGCTGTCTTCAAGCATAGAGCAGTTGATAGCTTTCAGGGTGCTTCAGGGAATAGGAGGGGCGATGGTGTTCGGCATCAGCGGTGCCATCTTATTCCAGGCGTTCCCGATGAACGAGAGGGGAAGGGCAATGGGCTACCTGGGAGCCACTGTCGCGATAGGCAGCATCGCAGGTCCGATACTCGGCGGGTTCATAGTCGACACGCTGGGATGGCAATATATTTTCCTGATAAACGTGCCTCTTGGCGCGGTATTGCTTACGGCCGCGCTGAAGTACCTGAAGATGGAAGAAACGACCTCGCATCGCCTGAATATGGACTGGATCGGGGCTTTGACATTGATCGTATCGATGGTCTCGTTGATAACCCTGCTCGGGGAGCTGGCAAAATCCGTTTCGATAACGATGAGCTCGACTCTCTGTGCCGGCATATTTATAGTCGCCTTTGCTGCGTTCATGATAAGAGAATCGAAATGCACGCATCCCCTGCTGGACCTTTCGATATTCAAAGATAAAAAGTTCCTGATGCCGATGATCAGCATGACCTTATTCTTTATCTCAAACTTCATGATGAGCTTCATAGGGCCTTTTTACTTTCAGGGAGTGATGAAGTATTCACCCTCGCAGGTCGGGATGGTATACCTGATCATGCCGCTGGTCATGATGATAGGGTCGCCTCTGAGCGGATGGCTGTATGATAAATACAGGTCAAAGCACCTTTCGGCACTTGGAATGCTCATTATGTCCCTATCCACGCTGTTATTAGGCTATTTATGCCTGGCAGGCGATATGATGCTGATCATCGTGTGTTTTGTGCTCCTGGGGGTTGGCAGCGCGATCTTCCAGAGCCCGAACAATACGGAAATGATGAACGCCCTGCCGAAGAGCAAGATAGCGATAGGCTCCAGCGCGTCAGCCACTTTAAGGAATCTGGGAATGACGCTGGGAGTTTCGCTGTCGAGTATCATGGTGACATTACAATTGAGTATGGCAGGTTATGACGGTGCCATCCTTGAGGCGGGAACTCCGCTGCTCTCCGGCACTATCGGAAATATAATGTTTATGGCAGGACTGCTCTGTGCCATAGGCGTCGTGACGTCGCTCCTGCGAAACATAGATATTAAAACGGCGGACGGGACAAAAAAGACCGCGCAAGAAAATTAAAACTGGAAAGGATAGTAGGTGTATTACACCTATCTATCGCATTCCTATCTACCTCTTTTTTATTTTTTTGTCTCTTCTTTTGTTCCTGTCTTAGCAGGCGTCAAGTACGGGGTTAATAATCGGTTTTGTTATACCCACCATGAGCGGGCGTAGGGCTTGTAATACGGGTATCCATAGCCATAGCCATATCCAGGGTATCCATAGCCATAGCCATATCCCGGGTATCCATAGCCATAGCCTTTGCCATAGCCATATCCATATCCAGGGTAGCCCCAGCCTTTGCCGTAGCCGTAGCCCCAGCCTTTGCCGCCCCAGCCATAACCTTTGCCGCCCCAGCCATAACCTTTGCCGCCCCAGCCATAACCTTTACCGCCCCAGCCATAACCTTTACCGCCCCAGCTCTTATAATCTATCTGGGAATCGGATGCTATGGACGCGGAAGAGCCGTCAGTTGTCGCATATGGATAGACTGCCATTGAGACATCTGCAGGCGCGGATGATGCGGATACGGATGGAATAGCCAGTGCGATCAAAACCGCCATACCAAACGTCAAAAGAATCAACATTGGTATTCTTATATAGTTTTTCAACTTCTTTCCCCCACATTAGAAAAGGTTTTGAATTAATAATAAAAAAGTTATTATTATAATAGTGTAATATTTTCAATGCTGCCAGCTTATTGTTATAAAATGCCTGTTACGTATCTTTATCGAAAAACACAGTTATTTTAGCCATAAATGGAATATACAGTTGATATTTTTAGTGATAATAACCTAAAAACTTCAATTATTTGTGTTTTTATAAAAAGTGATATAATAATAAAAGCATTACGTTAAAAAGGCAGTATTTAATGCTTATATTCTAACTGCGGATATTAGTAACTTGGATTAATGATAATTACCATTATCGCCTGCCATCTAAAAGCCACGATACGTCAATGCCATATTCGTCGATGTCCATTCCCGGCTCTCCGACCCTCCCGTGATAATCGGACGACGCGGTGATATTAAGGCGATATCTATTTGCGGCGTTTATAGTTTTCTTGTTATACTTCCGCTCTATATCGAGCCGGACCTTAGGATCGAGGACCCTGACATGGTCTATCTTCGTCTTATAACGGTACTTGCATATCTCTATCGCCTCTCCGCCCAGCCTCGCGAATTTTTCGACCACTGCATCCATATCCCGGTACTCGCACGGATGGGCAAGGACTGGAACGCCCCCTGCGCCCTTTATGAGCGATATGCACTGCTCCATAGTTAGCTCATAGGACTTCCCGGTCTTAACACCCGGCAGGTCGAATATCTCGTAAAGATCTTCTTCCGGGATGTCGATGCCGACAAGTTTTGCCTTTGACGCTATTGCCCGTGCTATATGAGGCTTTCCAATGACGTTCCCGAAGACCGTCTTTTTTACATCCCCGAATTCAAGAGGTTCCCACTGATCATACTTTTCCCTGAGGTACTTATTGGCGTTATCAAGAAGTTTTTTCCTCGCATCGATACGCGCAAAGGCCAGTTTTTCCAGTTCTTCACGCAGGCTACTGTCGTCGAGGTCTATCTTTAGGCCGACTATATGGACATCCTTATGCCCGTCCTCGTCCTTCGTGGAAAGTTCTACCCCGGGTACCAGACAGACATCATACCTGGCCGCATACTTGAACGCGTCGGGATAGGCGTCGACGGTGTCATGGTCGGTTATGGACAATATTGAAACATCATTTTCCGCCGCTATCCTCATCAATTCGGGAACGCTCGCTTTGCCGTCAGAGCATGTCGTGTGTACGTGTGTGTCGATGATCATGTGGTGCACCGGTGAACATAAAGAATATGTCCTTCTAATGATATACAGTTATTCTCTATTGAGGATGGTCATCACCGGACGACCGGATAGAGGTATATTAAAGATAACCGGGCCGATAAGACCGTCTTAGGACCAAGAGGAATTGCGTGGAAGTATTATCGCAGATGTCAGAGGGTAGTTCAAAGGTCGCGGCCAGCAGGGAAGTCCATGAGGATAGATATATAATACTGGTAATAGTCCTCATCGGCATTTTCATGGCTGTGCTGGACGGCAGCATCGTGACAATATCGCTACCGACGATAACCGGCTATTTCGACGTTAACGTATCCCAGTCCCAGTGGGTAGTCACCGCATATCTTATCGCGATGACCAGCCTTCTCCTGATATTCGGAAGGATATCGGAGTATACGGGCAAGACTAAATTGTTCTTCATCGGCTTCGCCATATTCTCCCTCAGCTCGCTGGCATGCGGCATATCTGACGAGCTTTATAAGCTAATAATTTTCAGGATAGCCCAGGCCATAGGGGCCTCCATGGTATTCTCCATAAGCACGGCGATCATAGTCCAGGCGTTCCCCGACAACGAAAGAGGCAGAGCTCTCGGTTTTGTCGGCACGACGGTGGCGCTGGGAGGCATCATGGGCCCGATACTCGGCGGATATATCGTAGACACGCTGGGCTGGCAGTACATATTCCTGGTCAACGTGCCCATAGGCATCATCCTGCTTACGGTCGCTTTTAAATTTTTAAAACTGAAGGAGATGAAAGCTAAAAATTTCAACATGGACGTTACAGGGGCGCTATTGTTAATACTCACGGTCGTCTCCCTGATGATGTTCCTGGGAGACCTTGCGGGGAACTACAATGTGAACGGGGTCATGATCGCCTATGTGCTGGTTTTCATTTTGTCGGCCGCGGCCCTGGTCATCAGCGAGACGAAGCATAGTTACCCCATAGTGGATTTCTCGGTATTTAAAGTGAGAAAGTTCGCCTTCTCGAACCTCAGCCTTTTGATCAATTTCGTTATAGTCTTCATGTTCAACTTTTTAATGCCGTTCTACTTTGAAGGCGTCAAGGATTTCAGGCCGTCCCAGGTAGGGCAGGTACTGATAATAATACCCATGATAATGTCGATAGCGTCGCCGATAAGCGGCTGGATATACGACAGGTACCAGTCCATTTATCACAGTTCCCTTGGAATGCTGATGATGGCCGTATCGCTGTTGATGATAGGCTACTTCGCCTCCCGCATGGACGTTACGATGATACTCGCATCGTTCGTTCTCTTCGGTATCGGCAACGGCCTCTTCCAGAGCCCTAACAATAGCGAGGTGATGGGATCGCTCCCCATGAGCAAAAGCGGTACCGCCTCCAGTATGATAGCCACGGTGAGGAACATGGGAATGACCCTGGGCGTCTCGTTCGGCAGCATCCTGCTCTCCGTGTTCCTGATCAACTCAGGATTTACGGGCCCTGCCCTTTATGCCGGCAAGGATATACTCTCCGCCGCCATAAGCAACGTATTATATGCGGGAGGCATACTGGGTATCATAGGCGTCATTACCTCAATGATGAGAAGAAGGTGAGCGACTTACAGGCTGGCGACCGGTAAGATCTCCATCCGACCGAAAAAACAAATACATAAGACGTATTTTTAAATGCCGGGATAGTTATAAATAGTGGCAAAAGTATATAACGAATAACCATTATAATATTTATATTTGTATAGTTGTTTGAGGGCGTAAGGGATTAAAAGAAAGCCTCATATATGCCTATCAAACATAAAATAGATAATCAAGGCTCATGAACTTAGTGATAATACATGGTAGAGTTAACAGTAATCCAGAGAGAAATTCTCACATCGCTCATAAATCTGTTCAGGGAAAAGGGTAGGGCAATAAAGGGTGAGGAGATATCCGAAAGGATAGACAGGAACCCTGGCACGGTAAGGAACCAGATGCAGTCATTGAAAGCGCTGGGTCTCGTCGAAGGAGTCCCCGGCCCCAAAGGAGGGTATAAGGCCACAAGCTCCGCTTACCAGGCATTGAACCTTACCGCAATGGACAGGGAGGCAGATGTCGCAATATTGAGGAACGGCGAGAGAGTCGCCAACGCGACAGTTGCCGAGATAGACCTGAACACTGTAAGGCATCCGGACATGTGCAGAGCCAGCCTGAAGATAATAGGCGACATCAGGGCGTTCGACATAGGCGACAGCATCCAGATCGGCCCGACACCGGTGAACAAGCTTGTAATAAGGGGAGACGTCGTCGGCAGGGACGACATTAACAGCGTCATACTTTGCAGCATAACTGAAATGATCTCCATTCCTAAAAAGCCTGTACGCGACTACATAAATCACAGGCTTATCACCATCCCGATCACCGCTACTATGAAAGAATCGCTGATCATTCTCGCCAAGAACAATATTCACGGCGCCCCGGTGGAAGAGGACGGAAAGATATCCGGCATCATCACCTATACGGACATAGGCAGGGCACTATCTGCTGAAAGAGGCAGCGCGTCTGTCGGCGAGTACATGACAAGGAACGTCGTTTCCATCGATACGGACCGCCCCATGTACGAGGCGGTCACGCTGATGAACCAGAACAAGATCGGAAGGCTTCTTGTAACGGAAAATGGCAAGCCGAAGGGCATGATAACCAGGATGGACGTCATAAGCAGGCTCACGACATACTAAGTCGTGGCCTAAAAATTTATTTTAAGCATGTTGAGCTAAGTTGAGTGTCCTGTTATTTTCGTCTATCTTTTTTCCCGCCTTAAATATAAAAATGATATATTACTAAAAATTTAAAGGGCAGGCTGATAATAGCTTTAAAAATAAGTATACCGGGTATTCCCGGACATTTCTTACTTAAATCTCTCAAGTGCCTTTTCCACAGAGGCGCCCTTGAAAATTATGTCCTCGATCGCCCTGGATACAGCGTCGGGATTATCACTCTGCCATACGTTCCTTCCTACGGCCACGCCAGAGGCTCCGACTTCCATTATATCTTTAGTCTGCTGAAGGAATGTTTTGGGGTCCGATTTTAGCCCTCCGGCGCATAGCACCTTACATTTACCGGCCATCTGGACCACTTTTCTAAATGATTCCCTATCACCCGTATATTTCACTTTTAGCACGTCAGCGCCTATCTCTAATCCCACCCTGGCGCCATAGGCCACTATCGTGGGGTCCGTATCGTTCGGGACGAACTGGCCTCTCGGGTACATCCATCCCACTACAGGCAGGCCATAGTCGCGGGCTTCCTCCTGTATCTCCCTGAACTCGTCGATCGCCTGCGACTCAAAGGGTGATCCTACGTAAAGCGTATATCCTATCGCGTCGGCGCCCAGCTTAACGGCATAATCGACCGAGCAGACCACCGGTGAATACGGCTCCAGCTTGGCGATGTTGTTCTTACCGTTCACTTTGACTATTAGCGGCACTTTTCCGGCATAATTCTCCCGGTATTTTTCCGCGAGCCCCTTGTGGAAGATCAGCCCCGTGAAATTGTTTCTCAGTGCGATGTCGATGATGTAATCGGGATCGTAATTCTTGTCGTTAAAGTCCTTAGGCCCGTGCTCCAGCCCCTGGTCGTATGCCAGGAACATAGCCTTTCCGTCCTTGAACAGTTTTGACATATACTTCTGGGATGGTTCGAGCATAATATCACGATAATATAGTATATAATTAATCAAATATATTAGTTACTTTTAAAACTATTATATAGATATATATTCAACATATATTGCTTGTCTTAAGCTTTTCAAGTTCGCCCATGATCTCGTAATAGTTCCAGAACATCACAGAATCGAAATCCGATGTCTTGATGCCGAGCCCCGGACAGACCTCTTCCCTGAATACCGATTCCGCCTCTACGTAACCTTGCTGTGTCCGCAATATCTTTGAGAAGTCAACATCGAACACTGAAGAGAATATTCTTTTAAGCCTCCAGTCGAAGGACATATAATCCTGAGAATATCCCGTCTCCATAAGGT is part of the Methanooceanicella nereidis genome and harbors:
- a CDS encoding 4Fe-4S binding protein; amino-acid sequence: MRIESSCVGCGQCKVFCPVDAIETCGISTITDSCIECGKCKGYCPIGAIKEDGE
- a CDS encoding phytoene desaturase family protein: MKVSVIGGGLGGLLAGAALSKDHDVHIYEQLEIYGGRFTNLPYKGFQLSTGAFHMIPHGPTGPLASLLRDVGANVDIVKTNPEATFMTKDLKQIPFRDFNELLSAASRSRIPALVMRTVTHKKGNVADMVWNDPEWLAIADSCCGWALSTTAQNTPASEAVAILTTTRKYGTPGVPMGGCKGVVDALADVIESNGGSVSLNSKVDSIMVEDGKAAGVVVGGERISSDIVISNIGHKLTSRLYDGKYLEPKYAGVINKVRPSAGIKIVLAAEEPLVGHPAAMFTPYTQRVNGINEVSHIDPSLAPEGMHLTMSHQTMRTPDVQKEIELGLQDLKNLFPGKKYSVLMVQSYRDDWPVNRISSGFDLGNLTPVRGLFVVGDGAKGKGGIEVEGIALGVRNFLDIFDKAY
- a CDS encoding pyridoxamine 5'-phosphate oxidase family protein; translation: MEKSLSKKELEDLIIDFMGTQGMCVLSTCSDNMPRASAVEFFPHGTTVYILTEGGKKIENIVKNPSVSVAIHTQFTGWETIKGIQITGTAEIGGCGSSIFNEGIEAYIDRRGIEHANVPDFMKVLKVTPKRIEYLDTTLKKKGYGVRHVLEYE
- a CDS encoding MarR family winged helix-turn-helix transcriptional regulator — its product is MTPEDKNVRSDWDPNRIRLRKCMALVHMGTNKAYGVRKGRKNELSSIAISILYTSYFMRIRMQDISRLYSISKSTVTDYVNNLENRGYVQRTRGENDRRDVYVEPAERGLEWVADNEKRMLAYMEKCTSRLTREEQEKFVELFSKFVGDVDSIPYERLIEDLFSEGDDMKVSGQVKIQYDSTG
- a CDS encoding MFS transporter, translating into MSSFAQKNVPDATYKNKYLILLIVLAGIFMSVLDGIVVSIALPTITSYFNVDVAISQWTITAYLLTMTSLLLIFGRVSEYTGKIKLFMIGFLVFILSSLACGLSSSIEQLIAFRVLQGIGGAMVFGISGAILFQAFPMNERGRAMGYLGATVAIGSIAGPILGGFIVDTLGWQYIFLINVPLGAVLLTAALKYLKMEETTSHRLNMDWIGALTLIVSMVSLITLLGELAKSVSITMSSTLCAGIFIVAFAAFMIRESKCTHPLLDLSIFKDKKFLMPMISMTLFFISNFMMSFIGPFYFQGVMKYSPSQVGMVYLIMPLVMMIGSPLSGWLYDKYRSKHLSALGMLIMSLSTLLLGYLCLAGDMMLIIVCFVLLGVGSAIFQSPNNTEMMNALPKSKIAIGSSASATLRNLGMTLGVSLSSIMVTLQLSMAGYDGAILEAGTPLLSGTIGNIMFMAGLLCAIGVVTSLLRNIDIKTADGTKKTAQEN
- a CDS encoding PHP domain-containing protein encodes the protein MIIDTHVHTTCSDGKASVPELMRIAAENDVSILSITDHDTVDAYPDAFKYAARYDVCLVPGVELSTKDEDGHKDVHIVGLKIDLDDSSLREELEKLAFARIDARKKLLDNANKYLREKYDQWEPLEFGDVKKTVFGNVIGKPHIARAIASKAKLVGIDIPEEDLYEIFDLPGVKTGKSYELTMEQCISLIKGAGGVPVLAHPCEYRDMDAVVEKFARLGGEAIEICKYRYKTKIDHVRVLDPKVRLDIERKYNKKTINAANRYRLNITASSDYHGRVGEPGMDIDEYGIDVSWLLDGRR
- a CDS encoding MFS transporter; translation: MEVLSQMSEGSSKVAASREVHEDRYIILVIVLIGIFMAVLDGSIVTISLPTITGYFDVNVSQSQWVVTAYLIAMTSLLLIFGRISEYTGKTKLFFIGFAIFSLSSLACGISDELYKLIIFRIAQAIGASMVFSISTAIIVQAFPDNERGRALGFVGTTVALGGIMGPILGGYIVDTLGWQYIFLVNVPIGIILLTVAFKFLKLKEMKAKNFNMDVTGALLLILTVVSLMMFLGDLAGNYNVNGVMIAYVLVFILSAAALVISETKHSYPIVDFSVFKVRKFAFSNLSLLINFVIVFMFNFLMPFYFEGVKDFRPSQVGQVLIIIPMIMSIASPISGWIYDRYQSIYHSSLGMLMMAVSLLMIGYFASRMDVTMILASFVLFGIGNGLFQSPNNSEVMGSLPMSKSGTASSMIATVRNMGMTLGVSFGSILLSVFLINSGFTGPALYAGKDILSAAISNVLYAGGILGIIGVITSMMRRR
- a CDS encoding CBS domain-containing protein, whose product is MVELTVIQREILTSLINLFREKGRAIKGEEISERIDRNPGTVRNQMQSLKALGLVEGVPGPKGGYKATSSAYQALNLTAMDREADVAILRNGERVANATVAEIDLNTVRHPDMCRASLKIIGDIRAFDIGDSIQIGPTPVNKLVIRGDVVGRDDINSVILCSITEMISIPKKPVRDYINHRLITIPITATMKESLIILAKNNIHGAPVEEDGKISGIITYTDIGRALSAERGSASVGEYMTRNVVSIDTDRPMYEAVTLMNQNKIGRLLVTENGKPKGMITRMDVISRLTTY
- a CDS encoding class I fructose-bisphosphate aldolase, which encodes MLEPSQKYMSKLFKDGKAMFLAYDQGLEHGPKDFNDKNYDPDYIIDIALRNNFTGLIFHKGLAEKYRENYAGKVPLIVKVNGKNNIAKLEPYSPVVCSVDYAVKLGADAIGYTLYVGSPFESQAIDEFREIQEEARDYGLPVVGWMYPRGQFVPNDTDPTIVAYGARVGLEIGADVLKVKYTGDRESFRKVVQMAGKCKVLCAGGLKSDPKTFLQQTKDIMEVGASGVAVGRNVWQSDNPDAVSRAIEDIIFKGASVEKALERFK